TCGCGAGGTGCTCTCGGAGCGGGGCGAGCGGGCTGAGACGAGCCTCGAGCACGGCGTCGTCCGGGTCCGGTTCATCCCCGAGACCTGGCCGACGGTGTCCATCGTGATCCCCACTCGTCATGGCCGTGCGAACCTCTCCCGGCTCCTCCCATCGCTCGAGCGCACGGAGTATTCCGGGTTCGACGTCGTCGTCATCGACAACGGAGGACAGAGCGACGAGCGCGACGAGTGGTATGTCACCGCGAAGGGCGGCCTCGACCTCCGCATCCTCTGGTGGACGGAGGAGCCCTTCAACTACAGTCGGGTGAACAACGTGGCCGCACGGGCCAGCACGGGCGAGATCCTCGTGATGCTGAACGACGACACGGAGATCGTCGATCCGAACTGGCTTCGGGAGATGGTCGGACTCCTCCTCCGCGATGGCATCGGGACGGTCGGGCTGCAGCTCCGCCAGGGCGAAGGCCTCATTCAGCACGGTGGTGTGATGCTGGGGCCCGGCGGGTTCGCCGACAACCTCTTCACGGGGATGACACCCGGATCCGACTCGCTCGTGGGGCCGACCGGCTGGTATCGCAACACCCTCGCGGTCACCGGAGCGTGCGTCGCGATCCGGCGGTCGGACTTCGAGTCGGTCGGCGGACTCGATGAGCGTTTCATCCTCTGCGGCAGCGATGTCGTCCTCGGACTCGACCAGATCCTGCGCGGCCGCCGGAACGCAGTGATCCCGTTCGACACGGTGAGACACTACGAGTCGCTCACCCGCGGCACGTCGGTTCCCCTCGAGGACTTCTACGCGAGCTACTGGCGCTACCACCCCTGGCTGGCGGCAGGTGACCCGTATCTCTCGCCGAACGTCTCCCAGCTGTCGGCCGTGCCGCGGTTCCGGAGTTCTCGCGACGAGCGCCCGGTGAAGCTCGCCCTGCAGGTCATGGGCCGCGCCTACATCCAGGTGAAGCAGGGCTCGTCGATCTCAGAGGAGGCGACGGGGCTCATTCACCAGGCGTCCGTCTCGCGCTCCGATGTCGATCGTGTGCACGCCGACCACACCGCCGCCGACGGATTCCACCATGTGGAGACGATCAACTGGTTCATCCCCGACATCGACATGCCGTTCTTCGGCGGGCTCAACACCGCGTTCCGCATCGCGGAGAAGCTGGCGCTCCAGAACGGCGTGCAGAATCGCTTCGTGTTCCTGGCGGAGCCGAACGAGCAGTTCTTCCGTTCCGCGCTCGTCGCGGCGTTCCCCGGCCTCGCCGACGCCGAGATCCACTTCTACAACGGCACCGACGACAGCATCGCGGCTCTCCCGCAGGCGGACGCGGCCGTGGCGACCCTGTGGCTCACCGCCGACCATGTCGCGAAGGCACCCGGCGTTCGTCGCAAGTTCTACCTCATGCAGGACTACGAGCCGGGGTTCTACCCCGCGAGCACGCTGTACGCGATGGCAGAGGAGACCTACCGCCTCGGTCTGTATGCGATCTGCAACACCAGGAGCATGTACGAGATCTACTCGGGTCTCTACGGTGGGAAGGCCATGTACTTCGATCCGGCGGTGGATCGCACGATCTACCACGCCGAGGGTCGGCGGGAGAAGGGCGACGACGAGCCGGTCACGATCTTCGTGTACGCACGCGATCACTTCCGCAACTGCTGGGAGCTGGCGTACGCCGCGTTGCGCGAGATCAAGCGCATCCACGGCGACAACGTCCGTATTGTGGCAGCCGGTGCGCGCTACCTGCCTCAGACCGCCGACTTCATCGACCTCGGACTGCTGGATTACCGTGCGACGGGTGCGATCTACCGCGAGACCGACATCGGCCTCACACTCCAGATCTCGCGACACCCGTCCTACCTGCCGCTCGAACTCATGGCCTGCGGAGTTCCGATGGTCGCACCCGACAGTTCCTGGTTCAGCTGGCTGTTCCAGGACGGCGACAATTCGCTGCTGGCGATGCGCACGTACGACGACATCGTCGATCGGCTCGATCGACTCGTCCGGGACTCGGAGCTGCGGGCGCGATTGTCGAAGGGCGCACTCGAGCGCATCGACGCGAACCACAGTGACTGGGATGCCGCGCTGAGCGGCATCTACGGCTATATGTGCGATCCCGAAGACGCGGCGCCCGCCATCGCGTGAATCAGCACTGATCGTCGATTCATTCGGCGCGGCTCTGACTACCTCCGTTGACCTCCGGTACGGTGCTACGGAGGTAGACATGGGGGTCGATTCGCGTGAGCGGTACAGCTGGGGATCAAATATCGCGCTCGACCACACGCGCACTTCGAGCTGTCGTCGTGGTCGTCGTGACGGTCTTGGTCGCGACGGTGTTGGCGGTGTTCGGCGCCGATCGAAGCGCGAAGGCCCTGAGTGCCGCCGACTGGGATCCCGGTCACATCATCTCGGATTCGGTGTTCTTCAACGCCTCGACGATGAACGAATCGCAAGTCCAGGCATTTCTGAATGCGCAGGTTCCGAATTGCGTCGCAGCGAACGGGTATCCGTGCCTGAAGAACTATTCGGTGAGCACGTGGTCCAGACCGTCTGCAGGGCCGGGACATTGCGCGGCATACACCGGTGCCGAGAACGAGCCGGCGGCCCGGATCATCGTCAAGGTCGCGCAAGCGTGCGGGATCAATCCCCAGGTCCT
The Agromyces albus DNA segment above includes these coding regions:
- a CDS encoding rhamnosyltransferase WsaF family glycosyltransferase, which encodes MIELSAPVAPGPGLDTYEEWRAQLDQEHTPTTVRSDATTTFAVVVETRPGAEPEEFEATRRSIGELDGATPIVLRANSGTDLAELLEPIDADFVLFLTAGSQLEPGALEEISRAHRIDPSLEAIGFDTDTLDHGRRTDPHFRPEWSPEMLLGANYFGRAFAIRVDLARRIAGIGLDDHGIWRLLLSAELNERTVGRVPKVLMSEPRRTRAIATARDAEMVREVLSERGERAETSLEHGVVRVRFIPETWPTVSIVIPTRHGRANLSRLLPSLERTEYSGFDVVVIDNGGQSDERDEWYVTAKGGLDLRILWWTEEPFNYSRVNNVAARASTGEILVMLNDDTEIVDPNWLREMVGLLLRDGIGTVGLQLRQGEGLIQHGGVMLGPGGFADNLFTGMTPGSDSLVGPTGWYRNTLAVTGACVAIRRSDFESVGGLDERFILCGSDVVLGLDQILRGRRNAVIPFDTVRHYESLTRGTSVPLEDFYASYWRYHPWLAAGDPYLSPNVSQLSAVPRFRSSRDERPVKLALQVMGRAYIQVKQGSSISEEATGLIHQASVSRSDVDRVHADHTAADGFHHVETINWFIPDIDMPFFGGLNTAFRIAEKLALQNGVQNRFVFLAEPNEQFFRSALVAAFPGLADAEIHFYNGTDDSIAALPQADAAVATLWLTADHVAKAPGVRRKFYLMQDYEPGFYPASTLYAMAEETYRLGLYAICNTRSMYEIYSGLYGGKAMYFDPAVDRTIYHAEGRREKGDDEPVTIFVYARDHFRNCWELAYAALREIKRIHGDNVRIVAAGARYLPQTADFIDLGLLDYRATGAIYRETDIGLTLQISRHPSYLPLELMACGVPMVAPDSSWFSWLFQDGDNSLLAMRTYDDIVDRLDRLVRDSELRARLSKGALERIDANHSDWDAALSGIYGYMCDPEDAAPAIA